Proteins co-encoded in one Juglans regia cultivar Chandler chromosome 16, Walnut 2.0, whole genome shotgun sequence genomic window:
- the LOC108998121 gene encoding uncharacterized protein LOC108998121, with protein MQRQLYWQAPSEETFKVNVDGAIFHEKNNAGVGIIARDNEGEVLLSVSMKEQAIMDPMDIELLTILRGLQLCIPLGLQVLYIESDSLLSVTAVTTSEVSSMLGNIISNIKQLMN; from the coding sequence ATGCAGAGGCAACTCTACTGGCAGGCACCTTCTGAGGAGACTTTCAAGGTCAATGTGGATGGGgccatttttcatgaaaaaaataatgcaggTGTGGGCATCATTGCAAGAGATAATGAGGGAGAGGTCTTACTGTCAGTAAGCATGAAAGAACAGGCAATTATGGATCCTATGGACATAGAGCTTTTGACAATTCTGAGGGGACTGCAATTATGTATTCCCCTAGGACTACAAGTACTGtatattgaaagtgattctctTCTATCAGTGACAGCAGTAACAACTTCTGAAGTTTCAAGCATGCTTGgtaatataatctcaaatatCAAGCAACTCATGAATTGA